The Microcoleus sp. FACHB-672 sequence CGGTTCAACCTGTTCCGCCACTTCGCCGGCTGCTGCGCTTTCGGCGGCTGTTTCTGTAAGGGTGGCTGGTTCCTCGACTGCCGGCAGTTCTGGTGACAAAATCGGCTGCGGTTCCTCGGTTTGGGTGCCGGCAACCGGGTTAATCTCCTCAGTCGGCGCAACTTTCTGTGCTGGATCTGCGGCTGCACCCGCTTCAGGGGTTGCCGTTTCCGCTTCTACTTCCTGTTGTTGCTTCTGAATATTTTTGTAAGCTGCCTTCGCCCAGTTGAGGTAATCCGCTGCCACCTCTGGTGATTGCTGCTCAGTTGAGGCGGATTCAGAAGCGGATTCAGCAGATTCTGTTTCAGGCTGAGGGGCAGCCGGTTGAGACTGCTCCTCTTCTTTTTCGTCAGATTTCTCACTAAACTGGCGGCGGAACCAATTAAACACCATTACCCTTTTCCAAAATGCTGCCGGCGATGTTGATTTTCAATTTTAGATTGTCGGCTGTCAGTTCGTTACCAGCTCAAGGGTGGGGGAAACCCGCCTCTAGCCACTAACGCTTGACCCTTACGGATTTCTCGTGACCCCTTTGGTTGCGTCAGACACCCGGCGCAACACACCATTGATAAATCGGTGTCCGTCGTCGCCGCTGTAGCGTTTGGCAATTTCCACTGCTTCGTTAATGGCGACTTTGTCAGGAACGCCCAGAAACTGCATTTCTACCACCGCGATCCGCAAGATATCTTGGTCAATGCGAGCCAAGCGATTCAACTGCCAATCTACCAACGCTTCTGAGAGGATGCCATCGATTTGCTGCCGGCGCTCGCTCAGCACGCTGAGAATCTCTAGGGTGTAGGCACGGACTTCTTTTTGGTTGGCTAGCTGGATAAATTCTGGAAGTTCCAACGCCATCCCCAGTCGGTTAATCGCTGTTTGGCCCAGTTCAACGGCTTCTTTAACCATCACTCTCGCACCTTCGACTTCGGTGGTGCGGGTCTCGCTGCTCAAAAGGCGATCACTGCTTCGTTTCAGTTCTGCTGCAGCGGTTTCAAGGACGTCATGAACTTCTGTCGTTAGGGTACGCACAGCTGCTAATACTACATCTTGTAACTGCTGCGCTGCTAATTTTTCCAGATTGGCGCTCAGCTGGCTCTGGCTTAGCAAAGCCAGTTCACGGGAGATTCTTCGAGCTTGCATGACGGCTAACCTTGACCTTTTTTCCTAATTTTTATATATCTTCTTCTGCCGGTATCGGCTGCCGTCGCCCCTCAAAGCGCAATGGTTCCAGTTTTCTGTCTGGGGCGTTCGCCAAAGAACAGGCAATGATTGAGGAGCTTGGACTGACAATTCCACCGGAAATTACCACTTTAAAAGCATCTTCTATGGACATCGAGAGGTTAATTGCTTCTTCTTCTGGGACAATTGCGTACCAGCCGGTGGTGGGGTTTGGCGTGGTTGGGATGAAAACGCTGAGCATGGAGCCGGACAAGTGAGACTGAATATCGCTGCTGAGCGTACCTGTGACAAACGCCAGCGCCCATATACCCTTGCGGGGGTACTCCACTAAGATCACACGGCGAAACTTGCTGTTAGAATCCTTTAGCAGCGTTTCTAGCAGCTGTTTGAGGGTTTTATAAACCGAGCCGGCGAGTGGGATGGCTTGCAGGAGGCGCTCACCGAAATCGAGCAGCCACCGCCCCACAAAGTTGCGAGCCATCAAGCCGATCAATAGAATACTCAGCAATGGTACAGCCAGTCCCACCACTAAATTCAGCACATTGACCAAGATGGGATGCAGACCATCAAAGGGATTAATCTGCTTGGGAATGCGGGTGAGAAAGTTGATCACCCAGTTAGCGATGGTAATTGTCAGCCAGATGGTCGTCGCTAGGGGAATCACCACCAGCAGACCGGCAATTAGATCATTCTTTAAGTCCTGCATGAAGCGCTGGGTCACAGATAGCCTACTCTCCTTGAACTGGCTGTGGAAATTATGGCACTCCCAACTAAGCGCTAGGAGTTGCTGGCGGCATGATCAATGAGATTTCCAACCCAACACCCCGGTGGGGCGAACTGCCAGCGATTCTGCCTTACCGGGCTTTACACGCACCTGTCTCGACTGAGCGGGAGTGGCTGGGAGCTCTACTCATTATTGTGTCAGATTTGTAAAGAAATATTTCAAATCTATTAAACCCTAAGTCGCATTGCTGCCTCTGGCTGAATCAGCCCAATCTTACATAAAAATAATAACTAACTCGCTCCAGTCCTGAGACGAGGGCGATCCCTTCTATGTTAGAGGTTTGCTTACTAAGGGAAATGAGCAGATGATGAGCTATTTGGATAGCTTAAAATAATTAGTATCAAATTTAACATTAATTTTGATACCGCCGATCTCGGTTAAGCTTGTGGCTCAGAGAGCGCTCTGGCCGAATCAGCGTTGGACTCTTCAGCAGATAGGGTTTTTGGGTCAAGTGTAGGAACCGGCAGATTCTCCATTTCCCACACTTTCAGCAAGATTAGGTATTCGTAAAAAGCTTGCAAGGTGCACCAGGCAAAGCCGGCCCTGCCATCTAGAAAACCACCCAGCAGGAAATACATATAGAAAAAGCGCAGCAAGGGTCTGAAGGGTAAGCGCAGGGACAAATCTTTGAGGGCGCGGCGTCTGGCGACTTCCGAGTGCCCCAGGACTAAATCCCGCAAACTAACGCTGCCTTTCTCTAGCTGGCGCAGGGTTTCAGCGGCTTCGTCGGTGGAATAGCGGTTATGTTTTTCAATCCACCGGCTCAAACCTTTACTGCAAGTGTAATGGGGGTAAGTTTCTGTGATAAAGCCAGTGGGTCCCTCGCAGACTTCTCTTTCGGTATGTCCGTAGTCGCTAAACCAGACTTTGTCTTTACGGAATAGCCGCATTTGGTAGCGTGGATACTGGGTGCTGCGCCGAATCCACCGATCCATGAAGATGACTTGCTCAGCCACGTAGTAACCGATGTATTCCTCTGTCTTCGTGGCTTCCAGGCATTCTTGAAATAGTGCCGGTGTCATTCGTTCATCGGCTTCAAGAATATAAACCCATTCATACTTTGTCGGAACGGATTGCAGCATCCAAGTCCGCTGCTTTCCGTGAGTTTCAAACGGGTGCTGCACCAAGCGCACAGGATAGCGGTGGACAATTTCTACGGTGCGATCCCGACTAAACGAATCAACCACGATAATATCATCCGACATTAGGGCTGATTCAATGCAAGCCCCAATATCAATTTCTTCGTTGTAGGTGAGGATATAAATAGAAAACATTTCTGGGAAGCGCGTGAGGAGCAAGGAAGGAATAATTAAACCTTAAAAATTAAAAATTAAAAAAGAAAAGTTATGTAATTAATTTTTAATTTTTAATTTTGGGGTTTTAATTGATTCCCTGAGAAAGCGAATGTCTAAACCAGCGATCTGAGGATTTATTAGCGAGGTACGTTTTTGCGTCGGCCTACTTTGACATAACCCAAGTTTTTTAATCCAGTCCAGCCAATTGCCATATAGCCAAAGGCCAAAAGCAAACTGCTAATGCCGGTTTGCAATCCAGATTTTAATGAAGTCAATTTCGTTTGTTCTTCAAGTTGCTGTCGGTTGCCTCGAATTCGGCTCAGCTCCCGATTGCTAAGGGTTTCAGCATTAAATTGCTGCTGAACAAACTGGTCAATTGCCTGGGGGTCTTGCTTAAATCTCTGAAGTAAATCTGCTTGCTCTTTGGGAACGCGACCGCTTTTAATCGCTTCATCAAGTTTCTGCGGGTCTTTGACGAGTTCGGCTAACTGGGTTTTGACGAGTGTTTGTTGCTTTTCAATTTCCTTTTGGATCTCGGCGTTACTGACTTGACTGGTTACTTGGAGTTCAGCTTGGTCTGCACGGGTCGTAATTTGACCGAGTTTTTCATTTCTGTCGAGACGAACATTGTTGAGATGCAGGGGAAATAGTAATAAGAAAAGCAGCCCCAACAAGCTAGAAAGCACTAAGCTCCAAAACTTTATGTCTAGAAAAGGTTTGCGGTTGGAAGGTGTTCCGCCGCCGGCGTTGCTCTCAATCCCATAGCCGGCGAAAATCAGGCCCAGACCTACCATCGGGAGAATTCCCCGCTCGACGATCTGGCTGGTGAAGGCCATCTGCCAAGGTCTGTCTAGGAAGTTGGGCGGAAACAGCACAATCGCACAGTCAAGCAGATAAGCCACTATTAAGATTGTGCCAACAATCGTGAGCATTCGAGCGGCTATAGAGGAAGGTTGACGGCTATCAATCATAGAATTCTCAGCTTTGTTGCTTGTTGTCTACTTCAAAGTTACCGGATTGCTATAAAAAAATTCCCTATGTCTCATAAAAATGAAACATCTAGTTGGGAAAACCGGCCAGAAAATGGGGGAGAGGGGGATAGGAAAGAGATTTTCTCTTCTTGATTGCTCCAGAAAAGCTTAGAAAAGTTTGTCAGGCAAAGATCGGCGGTGGATTGATCAACTTTTTTGCTGCCGGCGATACCAGCGTGCTAGGCGAGTGGGTGCTACGCCCAGGAAATAGCTCATAATCACCAGTTGGTTAATCAATGTCGTTTTCACGACCCCAAGTTTCTGCCACCGGCGTCCCGATGTCAGCACCGGCATCGCTACAATGTTAATCTTTCCCAGGCGTCGCAACCGGCGCATCATTTCAAAATCTTCCATAATCGCCATTTCTGGAAAGCCGCCGACGCGCTTAAACACTTGTGCCGGCATAAAAATCGCCTGATCGCCGTAGGGCATCCCAAACCAGCGTGAACGCCAATTCACGCCGGTTTCAATGAAGCGCAGCCCCCTGTGTTCGCCGTCTATTCGCAATTCAAAGGCACCGGCGATGACGTCTGAGTTGGAGAGTGTTTCTGTAATTACTTTGTCAAAGCCCTCCGGCAGTTGGGTGTCGCCGTGGAGAAATAGCAGAATGTCGCCGGTGGCGATGGCTGCACCGGCATTCATTTGAGCCGCACGACCGACTGGGGGGTAAATTACTTTTACACCCATCGATCTGGCCAAATCGTCTGTGCCATCCTCGCTGCCGCCGTCTGCGACAATAATTTCTACCTGGGCAGATAATTGAGCGGTTCTCAGGGTTTTCTCAAGGGTGCCGGTTTCATTTAATACCGGCACGATGATGGAAATTTTGGGTGTTAGCTGCTTGAAGTTGGCAAATCGTTCGTCTAAAAGCGCTAAATCTTCTGGTCTATCTATGTCGGCTCGCTGGGGCAAAAGGCTGTAGGATAACTGCAATTGATTGGCAATTGTCAAGGTTTGTTGCAAAACGCTGCTGGTGCCCCAAGTGATACCGGCAAACAAATCTGGGATAAACCTGCTCAGCCCGATTAAATAATAGCCTCCATCTTCTGCAGGGCCAAGAACTAAGTCGTGCCGGTGTAGTTCGTCAAAAGCAGTAGCAAGTAGGGGCGGATCGATGCTGGGGCAATCTGTGCCGATGATCACGACTCGCTGGCTGCCGGTGGTAAATGCTTCTTGAAATGCTCTTGCCATGCGTTCACCGAGATCGCCTTCTCCTTGTGTTTGGTAGATAATTTCTGTGCCTAACCACGTTTGCATTTGGGCTGGGGTGCTGCCGGTAAACCGGATTTCTGTGGTGAGTGAGCGGTTATTTGCGAGTTGTTTGACTTGCGCTAAGGTGTGTTCGGCAAGGTGCCGGTGTAGTTCGGCTGCTCTTTCTGATCCGAGGGCAGGGATGAGTCGGGTTTTGGTTTTTCCGGGTTCTGGATACCGGGTAAAGATGATTTGGTGTTCGCTACTGTTTTGTGTTGAGTTCACGGTTCGTTCTTGACATGATTGTTTGGGGATTTTAGGGAATTTTTTGGGTTTACTTTATTAGGTTCCTGGAAAATTTAGATTTTTTTAACCGCAGATGATAGCGCAGCGTGTCGGCAGGCATATACAGATGCTGTCTCTTCTTCTACTTTTAATACTTAGTCATTGGGTTGTTTTTTTTAATTGTGATTGAGTTTTTTCATTTATTTGATTAAAAATGATGTATTTTTTAAGGCTTTTATGCTATTATCTATAATAGAAATCTGTGCCAAAATTTCACAAGCGTCACTATTTTAGTATGTAAATAATACGATGTCAACGTCTACTTTTATTAAATAAAAGGTAATTTTTTTTGTATCAGCATACCTAGAGCATCGGCATGGCAGATAATTAACTAACTCTATTTTGATTTTTACCCTTGACGTCTGATTTAGAGTCGGCAAAAATTATAAAATCTCATGAAAATAGCGACGATTGCCTCTATTATTTATCCATTGCTCCTGATGGCAAGTACACGGCCAGTAAATGAACCGAATCACCGGCAAACGGCAAAAACATTTGAGATTCAGCAGCGTTTTGTCCCAGCAGTACGGGAGCTATTTACCCAAATGTTACAGGAAAATCAAATAATTAGTAATCTTGCCGGCCCGCGTAGTCGTGTCAGTCTTAATAATAGCTGGAAATTTCTGCGAGAGGAGGTGAAGGGCGCTGAACTTCCCCGTTATAATGACACTCGTTGGTCAGTTGTGAATTTGCCTCATACCTGGAATGCTGAAGATGCGTTTGATGAGGTTCCCGGTTACTATCGGGGTGCCGGCTGGTATCGCAAAACTTTGGAAATTGACAGTAAATTAAAAGGAAAAAATCTTTTCCTTTATTTTGAAGCTGTTAATCAATTTGCTGATGTCTTTGTGAATGGAAAACTGGCTTGCCATCATGAAGGCGGTTATTCAGCCTTTGCTTGTGACATCACCGATTTGGTAAACTTTGGTGCGGGTGCCGGCGGCAATACCATTGCCATTAAAGCAGATAACAGTTTCAACGAAAATATTGCCCCACTTTCAGCAGATTTTACATTTTATGGCGGCATCTATCGAGATGTGTGGCTGATCGCAACTGATCCGGTGCATATCAATGTTTTAGACTTTGCTTCGCCGGGAATTTATATAGATACACCTACGGTTTCTGAGGAACGTGCAACGGTACGAATTCGGGGAACGGTTGTTAATAGTACCTTAGAAAACAAACAGGTGCAGGTCAAAAATACGATAACAGATGCCAAAGGTGCAACAGTTGCTTCTTTGGAGTCTTCTGTTAACGTGCCGGCAAATGGCAAAACATCGTTTGAACAGCTTAGCGAATCGATTAATAATCCGCAACTTTGGTCAACAGATAATCCCTATCTTTACACAGTCGCTACGAATATCTATGACGGTGATAGCCTGGTAGACATCGTTGAAAATCCTCTTGGCTTCCGCTGGTTTTCCTTTGACGCAGAAAAGGGATTTTTTCTCAACGGCAAACCCTTAAAATTGCAAGG is a genomic window containing:
- a CDS encoding glycosyltransferase family 2 protein, translating into MFSIYILTYNEEIDIGACIESALMSDDIIVVDSFSRDRTVEIVHRYPVRLVQHPFETHGKQRTWMLQSVPTKYEWVYILEADERMTPALFQECLEATKTEEYIGYYVAEQVIFMDRWIRRSTQYPRYQMRLFRKDKVWFSDYGHTEREVCEGPTGFITETYPHYTCSKGLSRWIEKHNRYSTDEAAETLRQLEKGSVSLRDLVLGHSEVARRRALKDLSLRLPFRPLLRFFYMYFLLGGFLDGRAGFAWCTLQAFYEYLILLKVWEMENLPVPTLDPKTLSAEESNADSARALSEPQA
- a CDS encoding TIGR04283 family arsenosugar biosynthesis glycosyltransferase encodes the protein MNSTQNSSEHQIIFTRYPEPGKTKTRLIPALGSERAAELHRHLAEHTLAQVKQLANNRSLTTEIRFTGSTPAQMQTWLGTEIIYQTQGEGDLGERMARAFQEAFTTGSQRVVIIGTDCPSIDPPLLATAFDELHRHDLVLGPAEDGGYYLIGLSRFIPDLFAGITWGTSSVLQQTLTIANQLQLSYSLLPQRADIDRPEDLALLDERFANFKQLTPKISIIVPVLNETGTLEKTLRTAQLSAQVEIIVADGGSEDGTDDLARSMGVKVIYPPVGRAAQMNAGAAIATGDILLFLHGDTQLPEGFDKVITETLSNSDVIAGAFELRIDGEHRGLRFIETGVNWRSRWFGMPYGDQAIFMPAQVFKRVGGFPEMAIMEDFEMMRRLRRLGKINIVAMPVLTSGRRWQKLGVVKTTLINQLVIMSYFLGVAPTRLARWYRRQQKS
- the nusB gene encoding transcription antitermination factor NusB, with protein sequence MQARRISRELALLSQSQLSANLEKLAAQQLQDVVLAAVRTLTTEVHDVLETAAAELKRSSDRLLSSETRTTEVEGARVMVKEAVELGQTAINRLGMALELPEFIQLANQKEVRAYTLEILSVLSERRQQIDGILSEALVDWQLNRLARIDQDILRIAVVEMQFLGVPDKVAINEAVEIAKRYSGDDGHRFINGVLRRVSDATKGVTRNP
- a CDS encoding HpsJ family protein, translating into MIDSRQPSSIAARMLTIVGTILIVAYLLDCAIVLFPPNFLDRPWQMAFTSQIVERGILPMVGLGLIFAGYGIESNAGGGTPSNRKPFLDIKFWSLVLSSLLGLLFLLLFPLHLNNVRLDRNEKLGQITTRADQAELQVTSQVSNAEIQKEIEKQQTLVKTQLAELVKDPQKLDEAIKSGRVPKEQADLLQRFKQDPQAIDQFVQQQFNAETLSNRELSRIRGNRQQLEEQTKLTSLKSGLQTGISSLLLAFGYMAIGWTGLKNLGYVKVGRRKNVPR
- a CDS encoding DUF502 domain-containing protein, with translation MTQRFMQDLKNDLIAGLLVVIPLATTIWLTITIANWVINFLTRIPKQINPFDGLHPILVNVLNLVVGLAVPLLSILLIGLMARNFVGRWLLDFGERLLQAIPLAGSVYKTLKQLLETLLKDSNSKFRRVILVEYPRKGIWALAFVTGTLSSDIQSHLSGSMLSVFIPTTPNPTTGWYAIVPEEEAINLSMSIEDAFKVVISGGIVSPSSSIIACSLANAPDRKLEPLRFEGRRQPIPAEEDI